In the Granulosicoccus antarcticus IMCC3135 genome, TCAAGACCATTAATCTTAGTGGTCTGACTGACAGCGGCAAGCAACAACTTGAAAAGTTGCAGGCAACCTAGGTTGAATATTCGGCTGCCTACAGGTGCTTAAGGCCTGTAGCTTCTGAAAAGCAGCAGCTGATGGAGCTTCGCCGCATGTGTATCGGGCGTGGATCTGAGAAGCTGGGGTAGCCTTGAAGAAATGGGGTCATGTGGTGTTCAGCATGACTCCGTCTATCTTGAGTTCCGAATCATGTTGGGCTGCCAGTTGAAGCTTAGTCCTGGCGGCGATCCTCGATAGAGTTACTTGAGATGAGTCGCTGGCTACAAAGTGACTACACTTCTTTCACCACCGACGTTCTTGACCCGCTGGAATCTGGTCAATACCCGTCGCTCGGAATGTTGAAAAAAGCAGGTTATCTGGCTCCAAGCTCACTCATGAAAAATTGACGCACAATGAACAATCGATCAAGTAAGAAGTGCTCTGGTAGTTGCCACTGCGGCGCGGTTCAGTTTGAAATAACCAGTGATTTCGAGGAGCTTACGACTTGTGATTGTTCCATTTGTCGCCTCAAGAATGCGGTGATGGTCAAAGTACATGAAAGTGATTTCAAGCTTTTGACTGGTGAAGAGCAGCTTACCGAATATCAATTTCACACGATGACTGCTCGCCATTTTTTCTGCAATGTTTGTGGCATTTATACATTCCACAACAAGCGCGTTGCCCCTGACAGCTACGGAGTCAATATCTTCTGTTTGAAGGAATTTGATTATGAAGGCATCCCGGTTCGCCA is a window encoding:
- a CDS encoding GFA family protein; the protein is MNNRSSKKCSGSCHCGAVQFEITSDFEELTTCDCSICRLKNAVMVKVHESDFKLLTGEEQLTEYQFHTMTARHFFCNVCGIYTFHNKRVAPDSYGVNIFCLKEFDYEGIPVRQTVGAGME